A DNA window from Undibacterium sp. YM2 contains the following coding sequences:
- a CDS encoding peptidase domain-containing ABC transporter, giving the protein MISHSLDRNAWFWALQGLCALHRKPYSSELAAQQFAAPYTSDGLLIAVKAYGFNADTRKCKGGKLQHESFPLIAWLSPAPETASDISDVAFQTEERSPTAGERPDKSEPASAPAPTLVPALILQADTSQVLIVEPSDASPRSILLTEFQQRYQGQITRITPQADPAADPDSDQATSQQRKFGFRWFIPELLKHKKLWQEILLASLVIQLIALATPLFTQAIIDKVVVHHTQSTLIVIAIGMAVFMLFSAGLSWLRQYLILHTGNRVDAVLGSAVFERLFKLPPMYFQHRPTGVIAARLHGVETIREFIASAGVTLVLDLPFLLIFVGIMFYYSVTLTLIALAILTTIVILSTVVAPLFQQRLQEQFQLGARNQAFLTEYIVGLETVKSLQLEPQLNSKYSGFLASYLQAGFATKQLANTYNTFANLLEQIMSLLILAIGAYTVMHDTAFTIGMLVAFQMFSGRLSQPMLRLVGLWQQFQQASLSIDRLGDLMNAPAEPYSVIPARDSNKAGSIQIHNLAFKYGEHLPTVYQNLDLHIPQGQTTAIMGPSGCGKSTLAKLMQGFYQPSQGRILIDNVDIRYLSANELRSLFGVVPQETTLFSGTIYDNLQMASPNAGFEQIVAACKMAEIHSVIEGLPKGYQTEIGERGAGLSGGQKQRIAIARALLKRPSILIFDEATSALDTTTAEHFAQTINALKGKVTMLFITHGLPKGLKVDAVYRLTHDGAQQMHPAPVAVQASTAA; this is encoded by the coding sequence ATGATCTCTCATTCTCTAGACCGTAATGCCTGGTTCTGGGCATTACAGGGGCTTTGTGCGCTCCATCGCAAGCCATACTCCTCTGAGCTGGCAGCACAACAGTTTGCTGCTCCTTACACCAGTGATGGTTTGCTGATAGCCGTCAAGGCTTATGGCTTCAATGCCGACACCCGCAAGTGCAAGGGCGGCAAATTGCAGCACGAATCATTCCCTCTCATCGCCTGGCTCAGCCCTGCACCAGAAACAGCAAGCGATATCAGCGATGTCGCTTTTCAAACCGAAGAGCGAAGTCCCACCGCGGGCGAACGACCGGACAAGTCAGAGCCTGCCTCCGCACCTGCCCCTACGTTAGTCCCCGCCCTGATCCTGCAAGCCGATACCAGCCAAGTCCTCATCGTAGAACCTTCAGACGCCAGCCCTCGAAGCATACTTCTGACTGAATTTCAGCAGAGATACCAGGGGCAGATTACCCGCATTACCCCGCAAGCTGATCCGGCGGCAGACCCGGACAGTGACCAGGCCACCAGCCAGCAACGTAAATTCGGCTTTCGCTGGTTTATCCCAGAATTGCTCAAGCATAAAAAGCTCTGGCAAGAAATTTTGCTGGCTTCTCTGGTGATACAGCTGATTGCCCTGGCCACCCCCTTGTTTACCCAGGCCATCATCGACAAGGTCGTCGTGCATCACACCCAAAGCACCTTGATCGTCATTGCCATCGGCATGGCGGTCTTCATGCTGTTCTCAGCGGGTTTGTCATGGCTGCGTCAATATCTGATTTTGCACACCGGTAACCGCGTCGATGCCGTACTCGGTTCCGCCGTATTTGAGCGTCTGTTCAAACTGCCACCCATGTACTTCCAGCACCGGCCCACAGGCGTCATTGCTGCCCGCCTGCATGGCGTAGAAACCATACGCGAATTCATCGCCAGTGCTGGCGTTACCCTCGTGCTTGATTTGCCCTTCCTGCTGATCTTTGTCGGCATCATGTTCTACTACAGCGTCACCCTGACCCTGATCGCTTTAGCCATACTGACTACCATTGTCATCCTCAGTACTGTCGTCGCCCCCCTGTTCCAGCAAAGGCTGCAAGAACAATTCCAACTCGGCGCACGCAATCAGGCATTTTTGACCGAGTACATTGTTGGTCTGGAAACCGTTAAATCCCTGCAGCTGGAACCACAACTCAACAGCAAATACAGCGGCTTTCTCGCCAGCTACCTACAGGCAGGTTTCGCCACCAAGCAACTGGCCAACACCTACAACACCTTCGCCAACCTGCTTGAACAAATCATGAGCCTGTTGATACTGGCAATTGGTGCCTACACTGTCATGCATGACACCGCTTTTACCATCGGTATGCTGGTGGCCTTCCAGATGTTTTCTGGCCGCCTGTCACAACCCATGTTGCGTCTGGTCGGCCTGTGGCAACAATTCCAGCAAGCCAGCCTCTCCATAGACCGTCTTGGCGACCTTATGAACGCACCGGCAGAACCTTATTCGGTCATTCCTGCGCGCGACAGCAACAAGGCAGGCAGCATACAAATCCACAATCTCGCTTTCAAATATGGCGAACACCTGCCCACTGTGTATCAAAACCTTGATCTGCATATTCCACAAGGCCAGACCACCGCCATCATGGGCCCATCTGGTTGCGGTAAAAGCACGCTTGCCAAACTCATGCAAGGCTTCTACCAACCTAGCCAGGGTCGCATTCTCATCGACAATGTTGATATACGCTACCTGTCTGCCAATGAATTGCGCAGCCTCTTTGGCGTCGTGCCGCAAGAGACCACCCTGTTCTCAGGCACCATCTACGACAACCTGCAAATGGCCAGCCCCAATGCTGGCTTCGAGCAAATCGTCGCCGCCTGCAAAATGGCAGAAATTCATAGTGTCATCGAAGGCCTGCCCAAAGGCTACCAGACAGAAATCGGCGAACGCGGTGCCGGTCTCTCAGGCGGTCAAAAGCAGCGCATTGCCATCGCCCGTGCTCTGCTTAAACGCCCCAGCATCCTCATCTTTGACGAAGCCACCAGCGCCCTTGATACCACCACGGCAGAACACTTCGCACAAACGATCAATGCCCTCAAAGGCAAAGTCACCATGCTCTTCATTACCCATGGCTTGCCCAAGGGTCTCAAGGTCGATGCTGTCTATCGCCTGACCCATGACGGTGCCCAGCAAATGCACCCGGCACCAGTAGCGGTGCAGGCGAGTACCGCTGCATAA
- the trmD gene encoding tRNA (guanosine(37)-N1)-methyltransferase TrmD, translated as MQFDVITLFPEMFAAITQSGVTRRAFEQQKCELKLWNPRDFTTDRHRTVDDRPYGGGPGMVMLAKPLQAAIESAKARQTTLSAVAPKVIYLSPQGKPLTHEKVMQLAATPGLVLLCGRYEAVDQRLLDNYVDEEISLGDFVLSGGELPAMALMDAVIRQIPGVLHDDASAVQDSFVNGLLDCPHYTRPEVFEDQAVPAVLMGGNHAEIEKWRRQRALEASQLKRPDLIIAARAAGLLSRADEKFLSSL; from the coding sequence ATGCAATTTGATGTCATTACGCTGTTCCCCGAAATGTTCGCTGCCATTACACAATCAGGTGTAACGAGGCGGGCTTTCGAGCAACAAAAATGCGAATTAAAGCTGTGGAATCCGCGTGATTTTACAACTGACAGGCATCGTACCGTGGATGACCGGCCTTATGGCGGCGGCCCCGGTATGGTGATGCTGGCAAAACCCTTGCAGGCCGCAATCGAGTCTGCCAAGGCGCGTCAGACTACCTTGTCTGCAGTGGCACCAAAAGTGATTTATCTGTCACCTCAGGGTAAGCCGCTGACACATGAAAAGGTCATGCAACTGGCGGCAACGCCTGGCCTGGTCTTGTTATGTGGCAGGTATGAGGCAGTGGATCAGCGCCTGCTGGATAATTACGTTGATGAAGAAATCAGCCTCGGCGATTTTGTCTTGTCCGGCGGTGAATTGCCAGCCATGGCCCTGATGGATGCTGTCATACGGCAAATCCCCGGCGTTTTGCATGATGACGCCTCGGCAGTGCAGGACAGTTTTGTCAATGGCTTGCTGGATTGCCCGCATTACACCAGGCCAGAAGTCTTTGAAGACCAGGCTGTGCCAGCCGTGTTGATGGGTGGTAATCATGCTGAAATCGAAAAGTGGCGGCGTCAGCGTGCACTGGAAGCCAGTCAGTTGAAGCGTCCGGATTTAATCATCGCAGCGCGTGCGGCAGGCTTGTTGAGCCGTGCCGACGAAAAGTTTTTAAGCAGTTTGTAG
- a CDS encoding acyltransferase, with amino-acid sequence MQNDATINAGNAGLSAIAPAHAQATQTAATGERLHGLDALRAGALLLGVLLHASISFLPGAKFFWMVSDNQKTALLGPVFFVIHIFRMPLFFMLAGYFAHLVLQKKGWAGFIKDRLKRITLPLLLGWPVIFAAIVAAIVLASWVRNGGSLPQKSPPPPTFTADSFPLAHLWFLYMLTLLYAVYLGLWAVCRQLGILPQLKRCADWLMPVMSGWLGPMLLALPVALALFYTPYWVSWFGVPTPDQSLYPGRAAWISFGMAFGFGWMLQQSATTLPRWQRRWPWHLSLAFLMAACCLYLGGLTPKLVPAVHDDSKLIFAWLYAATAWNFCFGLTGLALKFMRQANPRLRYLADASYWIYLVHLPLVMVLQALVSRSEWHWAIKLTAVLLGTLVLALLSYRYLVRFTWIGKLLNGQRHVAHRQHARA; translated from the coding sequence ATGCAAAACGATGCCACTATTAATGCAGGTAATGCAGGCCTCTCTGCAATCGCACCCGCGCATGCCCAAGCCACGCAAACCGCAGCAACTGGCGAACGCCTGCATGGACTGGATGCCTTGCGTGCCGGGGCCCTGCTGTTGGGCGTGCTTTTACATGCGAGCATTTCTTTTTTGCCTGGCGCCAAATTCTTTTGGATGGTCAGCGACAATCAAAAAACCGCATTGCTGGGGCCAGTGTTCTTTGTCATCCATATTTTCAGGATGCCTTTGTTCTTCATGCTGGCCGGTTATTTTGCCCATCTGGTTTTGCAAAAGAAAGGCTGGGCTGGTTTTATCAAGGACAGGCTCAAACGCATCACCCTGCCCTTGCTGCTTGGCTGGCCTGTAATATTTGCAGCGATCGTTGCCGCCATTGTGCTAGCTTCCTGGGTGCGCAATGGCGGCAGCCTGCCGCAAAAGTCACCGCCTCCACCGACCTTTACGGCTGACAGTTTCCCGCTTGCGCACTTGTGGTTTTTGTATATGCTGACGCTGCTGTACGCGGTGTATCTGGGTCTTTGGGCTGTCTGCAGGCAACTGGGTATCCTGCCCCAACTGAAGCGCTGTGCAGACTGGCTCATGCCCGTAATGTCAGGCTGGCTTGGCCCCATGTTGCTGGCACTACCGGTGGCGCTGGCCTTGTTTTATACGCCTTACTGGGTGAGCTGGTTTGGCGTGCCTACACCAGATCAATCGCTCTACCCTGGGCGAGCAGCCTGGATCAGTTTTGGCATGGCGTTTGGCTTTGGCTGGATGTTGCAACAGTCAGCGACTACATTGCCACGGTGGCAGCGCCGCTGGCCCTGGCACCTAAGCCTGGCATTCTTGATGGCCGCTTGCTGCCTGTATCTGGGCGGCCTGACACCAAAACTGGTACCAGCAGTACATGATGACAGCAAGCTGATCTTTGCCTGGCTATATGCAGCGACGGCCTGGAATTTTTGTTTTGGTCTGACTGGTCTGGCGCTAAAATTCATGAGGCAGGCAAACCCCAGGCTACGTTACCTGGCAGATGCTTCTTACTGGATTTATCTGGTGCACCTGCCCCTGGTGATGGTTTTGCAGGCCCTGGTATCGCGTAGTGAGTGGCATTGGGCAATCAAACTGACCGCAGTCTTGCTGGGTACACTGGTTTTGGCTTTGCTCAGCTATCGCTATCTGGTCCGGTTTACATGGATAGGCAAGCTCTTGAATGGCCAGCGTCATGTTGCTCACCGGCAGCACGCACGGGCCTGA
- a CDS encoding acyltransferase family protein, with the protein MSERNTSIDIAKGIGIILVVFGHNWIIAHDHGELFRIIFSFHMPLFFFLSGAVLHQDTDFRDFLVFKIDALLKPFFVVLSAWGLARIVWSGIDARSYFLGMFYGTGSTIEWVPLWYLPHLFLAIILAWILLRLMHRLGSGMLLPALSTAILLALGIIMTQQFAGMDTQQFEGLNRAVGNHQHNFPGLPWGLDLVGISTAFILLGYVMHEPVMRFRFQPWMFAIALLLFAALHFFFDETIDLNMRLYGNWWISTAQAILGIYLVLSLSSCLQYAGGPGKALAYLGTSSLFIMIFHSWIEWKIFGLLSRVSTYAYLNASLAFVAGLLLPLLLLMLVKKNKLLHSLLLPRTHIPKVRGSA; encoded by the coding sequence ATGTCAGAACGTAACACCAGCATTGATATCGCCAAAGGCATAGGCATCATCCTGGTTGTCTTTGGACATAACTGGATCATCGCCCATGATCATGGCGAACTGTTCCGCATTATTTTTTCTTTTCACATGCCCCTGTTTTTCTTTTTGTCCGGGGCTGTCCTGCATCAGGATACCGACTTCAGGGATTTTCTGGTCTTCAAGATTGATGCGCTATTAAAGCCCTTCTTCGTCGTGCTGTCAGCCTGGGGGCTGGCGCGCATAGTCTGGTCAGGTATCGATGCCCGCAGCTATTTTCTGGGTATGTTTTATGGCACGGGCAGTACCATAGAATGGGTGCCGCTGTGGTATCTGCCGCATTTGTTCCTGGCTATTATATTGGCCTGGATACTTTTGCGTCTGATGCACCGTTTAGGGTCTGGCATGTTATTGCCCGCACTGAGTACTGCCATCCTGCTAGCCCTGGGCATCATCATGACTCAGCAATTTGCCGGGATGGATACGCAGCAGTTTGAAGGTCTGAATCGGGCTGTAGGTAATCACCAGCACAATTTCCCCGGCTTGCCCTGGGGTCTGGATCTGGTGGGCATCAGTACTGCTTTCATCCTGCTTGGTTATGTCATGCATGAGCCTGTCATGCGCTTCAGGTTCCAGCCCTGGATGTTTGCAATTGCCTTGCTCCTTTTTGCTGCCCTACATTTCTTTTTTGACGAAACCATAGACCTGAACATGCGCCTGTATGGCAACTGGTGGATTTCGACCGCCCAGGCTATCCTCGGTATCTACCTGGTACTGTCGCTATCAAGCTGCCTGCAGTACGCTGGCGGGCCAGGCAAAGCGCTGGCTTATCTGGGTACCAGCAGTTTATTCATCATGATTTTTCATTCATGGATAGAGTGGAAAATATTTGGCCTGCTGTCGCGGGTGAGCACATATGCCTACCTGAATGCCAGCCTGGCATTTGTGGCTGGACTATTGCTACCGCTGTTATTATTGATGCTGGTCAAAAAGAACAAGCTCTTGCACAGCCTACTCTTGCCCAGGACTCATATACCCAAAGTGCGCGGCAGTGCCTGA
- a CDS encoding HlyD family type I secretion periplasmic adaptor subunit: MQQVPTPQPDQGMTTPDARSTAQTAAPEKTAPITAKIIPLRPPSRWHDPLHLIQTQQPSHIGRIVLWAVCALVFILLVWAAIGQLDIIATAEGKLTPQTLVKIVQPAEAGVLKEILVQEGDNVKAGQVLARLDTTLASADKTSISSDLNSQQLQVRRIEAELSNQPMLIKAGDDATRFAQVQSQYHAHRKAYLDSLDQERSLLSRAEHERKSATEILSKLEQTLPTYKKTADAYSKLEKEGYVGNLASADKQREALEKSKDLDAQHASVAALNATIDAQQKKLSQIQSNYQSELQKELADIRARIAQLQPTLDKSNYKEGLMELKAPQDGIIKDLATTTPGAVVQPGSVVLTLVPKDEQLYADVQIKNEDVGFVQVGQEAQIKLAAYPFQRYGMLHGKVIHVSADATEIGKQNTNQNSDASSNGNSNTSIATYKARVQLNQQILIDAQGNRLSTTPGMQVVAEINQGKRSVLEYLLSPVKKAVSEAGRER; the protein is encoded by the coding sequence ATGCAGCAAGTACCAACACCCCAGCCCGACCAGGGCATGACAACGCCAGATGCGAGATCAACTGCACAAACCGCAGCACCAGAAAAGACCGCACCTATCACCGCCAAAATCATACCCCTGCGCCCACCCAGCCGCTGGCACGACCCTTTGCATCTCATACAAACTCAGCAGCCCAGCCACATAGGTCGCATCGTCTTGTGGGCTGTCTGCGCTCTCGTCTTTATCCTGCTGGTCTGGGCAGCCATAGGCCAGCTCGACATCATCGCCACAGCTGAAGGCAAACTCACGCCTCAGACCTTGGTCAAGATCGTGCAACCCGCAGAAGCCGGCGTACTCAAAGAGATACTGGTGCAAGAAGGTGATAACGTTAAAGCCGGACAAGTCCTCGCCAGGCTCGATACCACACTCGCCAGTGCCGACAAAACCAGCATCAGCAGCGACCTCAATAGCCAGCAACTGCAAGTGCGCCGTATAGAAGCAGAACTCAGCAACCAGCCCATGCTCATCAAGGCAGGGGATGACGCTACCCGTTTCGCGCAAGTGCAAAGCCAGTACCACGCCCACCGCAAAGCCTATCTCGACAGCCTTGATCAGGAGAGATCATTATTGAGCCGTGCAGAGCACGAACGCAAAAGCGCCACAGAAATTTTAAGCAAGCTCGAACAAACCCTGCCCACTTATAAAAAGACCGCAGACGCCTACAGCAAGCTCGAAAAAGAAGGCTATGTCGGCAACCTCGCCAGCGCCGACAAACAACGCGAAGCACTGGAAAAATCCAAAGACCTTGATGCTCAGCACGCCAGCGTTGCCGCACTCAATGCCACCATTGATGCTCAACAAAAAAAGCTCAGCCAGATCCAGAGCAACTACCAGTCTGAACTGCAAAAAGAACTGGCCGACATTCGCGCACGCATCGCTCAGCTGCAACCAACGCTGGACAAAAGTAATTACAAAGAAGGCCTGATGGAACTCAAAGCCCCGCAAGACGGCATCATCAAAGACCTGGCCACAACAACCCCCGGCGCAGTCGTGCAACCCGGCAGCGTAGTACTCACCCTCGTCCCAAAAGACGAGCAACTATATGCCGACGTACAAATCAAGAATGAAGATGTCGGCTTTGTACAAGTCGGGCAAGAAGCCCAGATCAAACTCGCTGCCTACCCCTTCCAGCGTTACGGCATGCTCCACGGCAAGGTGATACATGTCAGTGCAGATGCGACAGAAATCGGCAAACAAAATACGAATCAGAACAGCGACGCCAGCAGTAACGGCAACAGCAACACCAGCATCGCCACCTACAAAGCCAGGGTGCAACTGAACCAGCAAATATTGATCGATGCGCAAGGGAACAGGCTCAGTACCACGCCAGGCATGCAGGTGGTGGCAGAGATTAACCAGGGCAAGCGTAGTGTGCTGGAGTATTTGCTGTCGCCAGTGAAGAAGGCGGTTAGTGAGGCTGGGCGGGAGAGGTGA
- a CDS encoding RNA polymerase sigma factor → MDEELFLQQLAMHKRLLYKVAYSYCRHAEDRRDLVQEMVMQLWRSFRSFDQRVQFSTWMYRIAMNVAISHYRSEKRQVRDTLPLEEFGLDIAEADQLYNAQSDNMRTLDKLISELDELNRALILLFMDGHDNDEIASIMGLSTANVATRMTRIKQKLQARFAEGN, encoded by the coding sequence ATGGACGAAGAACTCTTCTTGCAGCAACTCGCCATGCATAAACGCCTGCTGTACAAGGTGGCCTATAGCTATTGCCGCCATGCCGAAGACAGGCGTGATCTGGTGCAGGAAATGGTCATGCAGTTATGGCGTTCTTTTCGCAGTTTTGATCAGCGCGTGCAGTTTTCTACCTGGATGTACCGCATTGCAATGAATGTCGCTATTTCGCACTACCGCAGTGAGAAACGGCAAGTGCGCGACACGCTGCCACTGGAAGAGTTTGGTCTGGACATCGCCGAAGCAGACCAACTCTACAACGCCCAGAGTGACAATATGCGCACGCTGGACAAACTCATCAGCGAACTTGATGAACTTAACCGCGCCCTGATTCTGCTGTTCATGGATGGCCATGACAATGATGAGATCGCCAGCATCATGGGGCTCAGCACTGCCAATGTTGCCACGCGCATGACACGCATCAAACAGAAATTGCAAGCCCGCTTTGCAGAAGGAAATTAA
- the rplS gene encoding 50S ribosomal protein L19: MDLIQKLEQEEIARLGKNIPDFAPGDTVVVNVNVVEGTRKRAQAYEGVVISRRNRGLNSNFIVRKISSGEGVERTFQLYSPLIASIEVKRRGDVRRAKLYYLRERSGKSARIKEKLPARKVAAAKAE, encoded by the coding sequence ATGGATCTGATCCAAAAATTAGAGCAAGAAGAAATTGCTCGCCTCGGCAAAAACATCCCTGACTTTGCACCAGGTGACACAGTTGTTGTGAACGTCAACGTTGTTGAAGGTACACGCAAACGTGCACAGGCTTACGAAGGCGTAGTGATCTCCCGTCGTAACCGTGGTTTGAATTCCAACTTCATCGTGCGTAAGATTTCTTCCGGCGAAGGCGTTGAGCGTACATTCCAGTTGTACTCCCCACTGATCGCTTCTATCGAAGTGAAACGTCGCGGTGACGTACGTCGTGCCAAGCTGTACTACCTGCGTGAACGCTCTGGTAAATCTGCTCGTATCAAAGAGAAATTGCCAGCACGTAAAGTTGCAGCAGCAAAAGCAGAGTAA
- a CDS encoding tetratricopeptide repeat protein, with amino-acid sequence MTSELLDEIYKRAEDLSKTDLHPSHVVELLEVYVKSRPQHGRAWSLYGAALKDLSRNKESLQALITAYKLAPETYKGFVAMQIAVLVQDFQSPKEALPWFETGCKHADIDHGWPWILKGANLMYMEEFDAAISCFEIALREDHHLKDESYFNLGLAYRAQGRYEQAIDSFKSALQINPAYEEAINALAGMDNLPDTFRLIAEYRKNYGEIH; translated from the coding sequence ATGACCAGTGAGCTCCTCGATGAAATTTATAAACGTGCAGAAGATCTGTCAAAGACAGATCTTCATCCCAGCCATGTGGTAGAACTTCTGGAAGTATATGTAAAATCACGACCCCAACATGGCAGGGCCTGGTCATTATATGGTGCCGCTCTCAAGGATCTGAGCCGGAATAAGGAGAGTTTGCAGGCCCTGATCACCGCCTATAAACTGGCACCCGAAACTTATAAGGGGTTCGTCGCAATGCAGATTGCCGTACTGGTGCAGGATTTTCAGTCCCCCAAAGAGGCACTTCCCTGGTTTGAGACGGGTTGCAAACATGCCGATATTGATCATGGCTGGCCCTGGATACTCAAGGGGGCAAACCTCATGTACATGGAGGAATTTGATGCAGCGATCAGCTGCTTCGAGATAGCCTTGCGTGAAGACCATCACTTGAAAGATGAATCGTATTTCAATTTGGGTCTGGCTTACCGCGCGCAAGGCAGGTATGAACAGGCAATCGACAGTTTTAAGAGTGCACTACAGATTAATCCCGCTTATGAAGAAGCGATTAATGCACTCGCGGGGATGGATAATTTGCCTGATACATTCAGACTGATAGCAGAGTACAGAAAAAATTATGGTGAAATACATTAA
- a CDS encoding CobD/CbiB family protein: MTFISILLALLIEQLKPLRADNPIYTQIQTLADKIEASFNAGKVKHGRLGWWIVIALLTLPTALIYWLCLRLNPIAALLWNVLIVYLTLGFRRYSHYFTSIQLALSSGDEDTARRYLAEWTHLDTTGMEVSEISRLAVERSLIATHRNVFGVFFWFLMPVGPACAVMYRAAEYLARAWNEPEHMKNEEFGVYAAKVFYWIDWIPARLTAVAFAVVGNFEDAVYSWRNYADRWSDELVGIILSAGGGALGVRLGEPEEKAMVLQADATAVDVDSLELESQPGAEASPRALQSAVGLVWRALLLWMLLLLLLSFAVWI, translated from the coding sequence ATGACCTTTATTTCCATCCTGTTAGCGCTGTTGATTGAGCAGCTCAAGCCCTTGCGGGCAGATAACCCCATCTATACGCAAATCCAGACGCTGGCTGACAAAATCGAAGCATCCTTCAATGCTGGCAAGGTCAAGCATGGCCGCCTGGGCTGGTGGATAGTGATTGCCTTGCTGACCCTGCCTACAGCCCTGATTTACTGGCTGTGCCTGCGCCTCAATCCTATCGCTGCCTTGCTGTGGAATGTGCTCATCGTCTATCTGACCCTGGGTTTTCGCCGCTATAGCCATTATTTCACCTCCATACAGCTCGCCCTGAGTTCTGGCGATGAAGATACCGCCCGGCGTTATCTGGCCGAATGGACGCATCTGGATACGACCGGCATGGAAGTCTCAGAAATTTCCCGTCTTGCCGTGGAGCGTTCCCTGATCGCCACCCACCGCAATGTATTTGGCGTGTTCTTCTGGTTTCTCATGCCCGTAGGGCCAGCATGTGCCGTCATGTACCGTGCAGCAGAATATCTGGCACGCGCCTGGAATGAACCCGAACACATGAAAAACGAAGAATTTGGCGTCTATGCAGCCAAAGTCTTTTACTGGATAGACTGGATACCGGCACGCCTGACTGCTGTCGCCTTCGCCGTGGTCGGCAATTTTGAGGACGCGGTTTACTCCTGGCGCAATTACGCTGACCGCTGGTCGGATGAACTGGTCGGTATCATCCTCTCTGCCGGTGGTGGAGCCCTTGGCGTACGCCTGGGCGAGCCAGAAGAAAAAGCCATGGTCTTGCAGGCTGATGCAACGGCAGTCGATGTTGATAGCCTCGAACTGGAAAGCCAGCCGGGTGCAGAAGCCTCACCCCGCGCCCTGCAAAGTGCTGTCGGCCTGGTCTGGCGGGCGCTGCTGCTGTGGATGTTGCTGCTACTGCTGCTTTCCTTCGCAGTCTGGATATAA
- a CDS encoding CoA pyrophosphatase, with protein sequence MSKPVFDPQTFPVHSLGEEAAVPAAHLSPAWLRQRFLQQHEWTPEVVDESFFSKNLPFRPASVLIPIVMRDAGLTMLLTERAAHLNHHPGQISFPGGRFEEEDIDPVTTALREAEEEIGLQREFVEILGQLPEYKTGTGYQVSPIVSLISPGFQVRTDPSEVASIFEVPLDFLMNGKNHQRRSFDLPDNAGKRHFYAMPYEQHFIWGATAGMLRNLFHFLRA encoded by the coding sequence GTGAGTAAACCGGTTTTCGATCCCCAGACTTTCCCTGTCCATTCCTTGGGCGAGGAGGCTGCTGTTCCTGCTGCTCATCTGTCTCCCGCATGGTTGCGCCAACGCTTTCTTCAGCAGCACGAATGGACGCCAGAAGTTGTCGATGAGAGTTTTTTTTCAAAAAACCTGCCTTTCCGGCCTGCTTCGGTATTGATACCCATCGTCATGCGTGATGCGGGCCTGACCATGCTACTCACTGAGCGGGCTGCGCACCTGAATCATCACCCCGGCCAAATCAGCTTTCCTGGCGGGCGTTTTGAGGAAGAAGATATCGACCCGGTGACCACTGCCTTGCGTGAGGCAGAAGAAGAAATTGGTCTGCAACGCGAATTCGTCGAAATTCTGGGACAACTACCAGAATACAAGACCGGCACAGGCTATCAGGTTAGCCCCATCGTTTCCTTGATCAGCCCCGGCTTTCAGGTGCGTACTGATCCTTCAGAAGTCGCCTCGATTTTTGAAGTGCCGCTGGACTTTTTGATGAACGGCAAAAACCACCAGCGCCGTAGCTTTGATTTGCCCGACAATGCAGGCAAACGGCACTTTTATGCCATGCCCTACGAGCAGCATTTCATCTGGGGAGCAACGGCGGGCATGCTGCGCAATCTGTTTCATTTCTTGCGTGCATGA
- a CDS encoding GNAT family N-acetyltransferase, protein MRKITAPGICLRAYESADADMFAAVVRESVATVGRWMSWCHADFNSEHARDWFAVCDKGREEGAAYEFGIFSEDGKELLGGAGLNMISKLHNYCNLGYWVRQPIQGRGIASQAAMLLADAGFKQLGFHRIEIVAAEGNVASIAVAKKVGAHLECMARNRLVVGGVPMTAAVHALLPQDWHAELNYLVQK, encoded by the coding sequence ATGAGAAAAATCACTGCCCCCGGTATTTGCCTGCGCGCTTATGAATCTGCTGATGCTGACATGTTTGCTGCAGTAGTACGTGAATCGGTAGCGACGGTTGGGCGCTGGATGAGCTGGTGTCATGCTGATTTTAATAGTGAACATGCGCGCGACTGGTTTGCGGTGTGTGATAAAGGGCGGGAAGAGGGTGCGGCCTATGAGTTTGGCATCTTCAGCGAAGATGGCAAGGAATTGCTCGGCGGTGCAGGCCTGAACATGATCAGCAAGCTGCATAATTATTGTAATCTCGGTTACTGGGTCAGACAGCCTATACAAGGGCGTGGTATTGCCAGCCAGGCGGCGATGTTGCTGGCCGACGCAGGCTTTAAGCAACTGGGCTTTCACCGCATAGAGATCGTCGCTGCTGAGGGCAATGTCGCCAGCATTGCCGTTGCAAAAAAAGTAGGTGCGCATCTGGAATGCATGGCGCGTAATCGCCTGGTGGTAGGTGGCGTACCAATGACTGCTGCCGTACACGCATTATTGCCGCAAGACTGGCATGCCGAATTGAATTACCTGGTGCAAAAATAG